From a region of the Panicum virgatum strain AP13 chromosome 2K, P.virgatum_v5, whole genome shotgun sequence genome:
- the LOC120691115 gene encoding cyclin-D6-1-like, whose translation MATGEWELREEDDYEYEFEFDLENPFTSPADEPIASLLDAEGHHAPSVSAAASAARRDAAGFISKVRFGGELAVHPRVAYLALNYVDRFLSKRELPYEQQPWAPRLLAISCLSLAAKMQRVAAVSIADIQRDDEFMFDEASVRRMERMVLGALEWRTRSVTPLAFLGFFLSACYPAPHHPTQVAAVKARAVDLLVRAQPEVKMAEFSPSVSAAAALLAAAGEVAAANLQAFQAVVAACPFVNSDKLRECGEVLAAACGVGPVRGAASADTPVTVLGHYRSASSASKSDWTVGSAANGGGGEAKKRCMGPPSHWG comes from the exons atGGCGACCGGGGAGTGGGAGCTGCGGGAGGAGGACGACTACGAGTACGAGTTCGAGTTCGACCTCGAGAACCCGTTCACCAGCCCCGCCGACGAGCCGATCGCCAGCCTCCTCGACGCCGAGGGCCACCACGCGCCCTCCGTCTCCgctgcggcctccgccgcccgccgcgacgccgccggatTCATCTCCAAG GTGCGGTTCGGCGGGGAGCTCGCCGTGCACCCGCGCGTCGCGTACCTCGCGCTCAACTACGTGGATCGCTTCCTCTCCAAGCGCGAATTGCCC TACGAGCAgcagccgtgggcgccgcgactGCTCGCCATCAGCTGTCTCTCCCTCGCCGCCAAGATGCAGCGCGTCGCAGCCGTCTCCATCGCCGACATCCAG AGGGATGACGAGTTCATGTTCGACGAGGCGTCCGTGCGGCGCATGGAGCGCATGGTGCTGGGCGCGCTGGAGTGGCGCACGCGCTCCGTCACGCCGCTCGCTTTCCTCGGCTTCTTCCTCTCCGCGTGCTACCCGGCGCCCCATCACCCGACACAGGTCGCTGCCGTCAAAGCGCGCGCCGTCGACCTCCTGGTCCGCGCCCAGCCCG AGGTCAAGATGGCGGAGTTCTCGCCCTCCGtatcggccgcggccgcgctgctcgccgctgccggggaggtcgccgccgcgaacCTCCAGGCGTTCCAAGCCGTCGTTGCCGCCTGCCCCTTTGTAAATAGC GACAAGCTGCGAGAGTGCGGtgaggtgctggcggcggcgtgcggcgtcgggccggtgcgcggcgcggcgagcgcggacaCGCCGGTGACGGTGCTCGGTCACTACCGCAGCGCCAGCTCCGCGTCCAAGAGCGACTGGACCGTCGGATCGGCGGccaacggcggcggtggcgaggcgaaGAAGCGCTGCATGGGCCCACCGTCGCATTGGGGGTAG
- the LOC120695541 gene encoding glutathione S-transferase T3-like, with the protein MDQPLPQPIPPHLTDGNRGKGSPAVSVSASQPEPLINLDNDKDDGNGARIDIRLKWMKPEEVRLVGAWLNNSNDPINGNAKKTDRYWGDVANEYNSTTPKSRRRTAKQLKDHFQKIKKKVTWFCSSWKEAISIWPSGHSDDQIMEKAEAIYEEYKDGPFTFKHCWKILCDEPKWQVQLEEGAQSNKRNLDIEGSVGELTPSLAQSEDRPIGNKKAKKEAKKEAKKCLSQMDDVLHQLTKLQGTNESREKMLETQKHVSSEKLESARLNHLAAKENAKSAMLETYRALSMKDTSAMADDVRVEHLAFMRCVRESIFGKTELDANGSS; encoded by the exons ATGGATCAACCACTTCCCCAGCCGATCCCACCACATTTAACTGATGGAAATAGAGGGAAAGGGAGCCCAGCAGTGTCAGTTTCTGCGTCTCAACCTGAGCCCTTGATCAATTTAGACAATGATAAGGATGACGGAAATGGTGCTAGGATTGACATACGGCTAAAATGGATGAAGCCGGAGGAAGTGCGCTTG GTGGGTGCATGGTTGAACAATTCAAACGATCCAATCAATGGCAACGCCAAGAAGACTGATCGGTACTGGGGAGATGTTGCTAATGAGTATAATAGTACCACCCCTAAAAGTAGAAGAAGAACAGCAAAGCAATTGAAGGATCACTTccaaaaaattaagaaaaaagtCACTTGGTTCTGCAGCTCATGGAAAGAGGCTATATCAATTTGGCCTAGTGGTCATTCTGATGACCAGATAATGGAGAAGGCTGAAGCTATCTATGAGGAATACAAAGATGGTCCATTTACGTTCAAGCATTGTTGGAAAATTCTATGTGATGAACCAAAGTGGCAAGTGCAACTAGAGGAAGGGGCGCAGTCAAATAAAAGGAATTTGGATATTGAGGGGAGTGTAGGAGAGCTCACTCCCTCTTTGGCACAATCTGAAGATCGTCCAATAGGCAACAAAAAGGCAAagaaagaggcaaagaaagAGGCCAAGAAGTGCCTTTCTCAGATGGATGATGTGCTACATCAGCTTACAAAACTTCAGGGCACAAATGAAAGTCGAGAAAAGATGTTGGAAACCCAGAAACACGTTTCAAGCGAGAAGCTTGAATCAGCTAGACTTAACCACCTTGCAGCTAAAGAAAATGCTAAGTCAGCTATGCTGGAGACGTACAGAGCACTCAGTATGAAAGATACAAGTGCAATGGCTGATGATGTCAGAGTTGAGCACTTGGCATTTATGAGATGTGTGAGGGAGAGTATATTTGGCAAAACTGAATTAG ATGCAAATGGCAGTTCTTAA